In a single window of the Gemmatimonadota bacterium genome:
- a CDS encoding serine acetyltransferase — protein sequence MACYRLMAWSHRHHLVPLTMIANKVNAVLGQCIIGRGATFGPGFVLIHSQGVVINGAVRGGSRVFVEHQVTIGAEKDQSPVLGDRIFLGAGAKIVGAVTIGSDVRVGANAVVVRDVPSGVTVGGVPARILRTQDGAASIDAAP from the coding sequence ATGGCCTGCTATCGGCTGATGGCATGGTCGCACCGCCACCACTTGGTCCCATTGACGATGATCGCCAACAAGGTCAACGCGGTGCTGGGCCAGTGCATCATCGGGCGGGGCGCCACGTTCGGCCCGGGGTTCGTCCTCATTCACTCCCAAGGCGTCGTGATCAACGGCGCCGTGCGGGGTGGCAGTCGGGTCTTTGTCGAACACCAAGTCACCATCGGTGCGGAAAAGGACCAGTCGCCGGTGCTTGGCGACCGGATCTTCCTCGGGGCGGGCGCGAAAATCGTCGGGGCGGTCACGATCGGCAGCGATGTCCGTGTCGGCGCCAACGCGGTGGTCGTGCGAGATGTCCCGTCAGGGGTCACGGTGGGTGGCGTGCCTGCCCGCATCCTCCGAACACAGGACGGGGCGGCGTCGATCGACGCCGCCCCGTAA
- the epsI gene encoding EpsI family protein, whose product MREWHRWLPGGLLAAGCLLNATLLARRATSTPLIAPIASVAVTSLGVPGTDIAISPEEQRVAGMTAFILRGYEPPGRPPYSIFVSYYDEQRQGKSIHSPKNCLPGAGWEPVDSKPVVLETTAGPVTVNRWRLVREGKTAIVYYWYQGRGRVEHDEFRVKFDLLRDAAIHGRTEEALVRIFVQIDGKDVDAADAVARDAALLLVADVNRILPPL is encoded by the coding sequence ATGCGTGAATGGCATCGCTGGCTCCCCGGTGGCCTGCTGGCCGCTGGCTGCCTGCTGAATGCGACCCTGCTCGCCCGCCGGGCGACGTCGACGCCGCTGATCGCGCCGATCGCGTCGGTGGCCGTGACCTCGTTGGGCGTCCCCGGCACCGACATCGCGATCAGCCCGGAAGAACAGCGGGTGGCCGGGATGACCGCCTTCATCCTGCGGGGATACGAGCCGCCCGGTCGCCCGCCGTATTCCATCTTCGTCTCGTATTATGACGAACAGCGCCAGGGCAAGAGCATCCACTCCCCGAAGAACTGCCTCCCCGGCGCAGGGTGGGAGCCGGTCGATTCGAAGCCGGTGGTCCTGGAGACGACCGCGGGGCCGGTGACCGTCAACCGGTGGCGTCTGGTCCGCGAGGGGAAGACGGCCATCGTCTACTACTGGTACCAGGGCCGGGGGCGGGTCGAGCACGACGAGTTCCGCGTGAAGTTCGACCTCCTCCGCGACGCCGCCATCCATGGCCGAACCGAAGAAGCCCTCGTGCGCATCTTCGTACAGATCGATGGGAAGGATGTGGACGCCGCCGACGCCGTCGCGCGCGACGCGGCGCTCCTGTTGGTCGCGGACGTCAACCGGATCCTCCCGCCGCTGTGA
- a CDS encoding exosortase/archaeosortase family protein encodes MVAPALSVAVRPFADVARGEWTVRRALPWGLAILAFVVLFADPAKGLARDWWNDPDAGHGLLLAPVALWLAWKAGLRCDATPSPLWGSTLILGAVLLRALGSLAAEFFTQRFSIWLALVGITVFAFGWRQVRHWWLPFSLLLLSIPLPALITNKLAIPLQFRASKYGYALIEWRHIPVRQQGNVIVIAGQEPGQIFQLFVAEACSGLRSLTALLALGVMIGGMYLRSITGRAVLLLLSVPIAVAVNAVRIFLTAFLMYFVDPDLGRGFMHESQGWALFVVSFAVIGTLGALIGVAERFIQGRMGVRHA; translated from the coding sequence ATGGTAGCACCCGCCCTCAGCGTCGCGGTTCGGCCATTCGCCGACGTGGCGCGTGGCGAATGGACCGTCCGGCGAGCCCTTCCGTGGGGCCTCGCCATTCTGGCATTCGTGGTCCTCTTCGCCGACCCCGCGAAGGGGTTGGCGCGTGACTGGTGGAACGACCCGGATGCCGGCCATGGCCTCCTGCTCGCCCCCGTTGCCCTCTGGCTTGCCTGGAAGGCAGGACTCCGCTGCGATGCGACGCCGTCGCCGCTCTGGGGCAGCACCCTGATCCTTGGCGCCGTCCTGCTCCGCGCACTCGGCTCGCTCGCGGCCGAGTTTTTCACGCAGCGGTTCTCAATTTGGCTCGCGCTGGTGGGGATCACCGTCTTCGCCTTCGGGTGGCGTCAGGTGCGGCACTGGTGGTTGCCGTTCTCCCTCCTCCTGCTCTCGATCCCGCTTCCGGCGCTGATCACCAACAAGCTCGCGATCCCGCTCCAGTTCCGCGCGTCGAAGTACGGCTACGCCCTGATCGAGTGGCGACACATTCCTGTCCGCCAGCAAGGCAACGTCATCGTCATCGCAGGCCAGGAGCCCGGTCAGATCTTCCAGCTTTTCGTGGCGGAGGCGTGCAGCGGATTGCGTTCGCTCACGGCGTTGCTGGCGCTTGGCGTGATGATCGGCGGGATGTACCTCCGCTCGATCACGGGACGCGCCGTCCTGCTGCTGCTCTCGGTCCCGATCGCCGTGGCCGTCAACGCGGTGCGAATCTTCCTCACGGCATTCCTGATGTACTTCGTCGACCCCGATCTGGGGCGAGGCTTCATGCACGAGAGCCAGGGGTGGGCGCTCTTTGTCGTCTCGTTTGCGGTGATCGGGACACTCGGCGCGCTGATCGGGGTGGCGGAGCGGTTCATCCAGGGCCGGATGGGGGTGCGTCATGCGTGA
- a CDS encoding sugar transferase has translation MTHVDDPRLDQTSDDVDASPALADASLWRDERLIRALNVVVATVGLIVTLPLWLLIGLIIRLTSRGPIFYSQTRVGLDARALRPHRHDSRRREDIGGRPFTIWKFRTMTVDAEQHGRAVWAQANDQRVTAVGGFLRSCRLDELPQLLNVIKGDMNLVGPRPERPQLFSELREQIPNYHHRQRVRPGITGHAQVHLQYDTSVEDVKRKVEHDLEYIATRSVWQDLMIMLKTIPVMLFRKGGW, from the coding sequence ATGACACACGTGGACGACCCGCGCCTCGACCAGACCAGCGACGACGTCGACGCCAGCCCCGCGCTGGCGGACGCGTCGCTCTGGCGCGATGAGCGGTTGATCCGCGCCCTCAACGTCGTCGTCGCGACGGTGGGCTTGATCGTCACGTTGCCGTTGTGGCTGCTGATTGGTCTGATCATCCGCCTCACGTCGCGCGGCCCGATCTTCTACAGCCAGACCCGGGTCGGGCTCGACGCCCGCGCCCTCCGCCCGCATCGCCACGACTCACGCCGCCGTGAAGACATCGGTGGGCGGCCGTTCACGATCTGGAAATTCCGCACGATGACCGTGGATGCCGAGCAGCATGGCCGGGCCGTCTGGGCCCAAGCCAACGACCAGCGGGTGACGGCCGTCGGCGGCTTCCTGCGTTCCTGCCGCCTCGACGAATTGCCGCAGTTGCTGAACGTCATCAAGGGCGACATGAATCTGGTCGGGCCGCGTCCCGAGCGGCCGCAGCTCTTTTCCGAATTGCGGGAGCAGATCCCCAACTATCACCATCGCCAACGCGTCCGGCCAGGCATCACCGGGCATGCCCAGGTGCACCTGCAGTACGACACCTCGGTCGAGGACGTCAAGCGGAAGGTCGAACACGACCTCGAGTACATCGCGACGCGGAGCGTCTGGCAGGACCTCATGATCATGCTCAAGACGATCCCGGTCATGCTGTTCCGGAAGGGCGGATGGTAG
- a CDS encoding polysaccharide biosynthesis/export family protein, producing the protein MRKWTTIRELLGAALIAALVTSPARAQQTTVPVMVNAERAMVTRSELESALKEIEQNLAGSGYSAALRTAKKAQADAIRERLSQGDLRVGDLIRLDVVEVSSISNLYQVSSTRTISLPGAIEISVAGLLRSELQDYLTTQLKKLVRDPTVRVVPTIRISVFGAVGKPGFVTPPATTLLSDVIQQFAGGPSNNVRWEKSKIMRGDKVVVDGPEFRDAVNTATTIDQLNLQAGDVIDVATKPAGGTLTRVIGAVGGVASIIWLITRISN; encoded by the coding sequence GTGCGCAAGTGGACCACAATTCGTGAACTTCTCGGCGCGGCGCTGATCGCAGCCCTCGTCACCTCCCCGGCTCGGGCCCAACAGACGACCGTGCCGGTGATGGTGAATGCCGAGCGAGCGATGGTCACGCGCAGCGAGTTGGAGAGCGCACTGAAGGAGATCGAGCAGAACTTGGCGGGGAGCGGATACAGTGCCGCCCTCCGGACCGCGAAGAAGGCGCAGGCCGACGCCATTCGTGAACGGCTGTCCCAGGGCGACCTCCGGGTCGGCGACCTGATCCGCCTCGACGTGGTGGAGGTGTCCTCGATCTCGAACCTCTACCAGGTCTCGTCCACGCGCACCATCAGCCTGCCGGGCGCGATCGAAATCTCCGTCGCCGGCCTCCTGCGCTCCGAACTCCAGGATTATCTGACGACCCAGCTGAAGAAGCTGGTCCGCGACCCGACGGTGCGCGTCGTCCCCACCATTCGCATCTCGGTCTTCGGTGCGGTGGGCAAGCCGGGCTTCGTCACGCCGCCGGCCACGACCCTGTTGAGCGACGTCATTCAGCAGTTCGCGGGCGGGCCGTCCAACAACGTGCGCTGGGAGAAGTCGAAGATCATGCGCGGCGACAAGGTGGTGGTGGACGGGCCGGAATTTCGTGACGCCGTCAACACCGCCACCACCATCGACCAGCTGAACCTGCAGGCCGGCGACGTGATCGATGTGGCCACGAAGCCGGCAGGGGGCACCCTGACGCGAGTGATCGGCGCCGTTGGCGGGGTAGCCTCCATCATCTGGCTCATCACTCGGATCTCAAACTAG
- a CDS encoding response regulator, producing MSLDRAPIAKHSPVVLIANDQEWTARAVESILVANGYRTHRAHTAAETLAMADRLDPDLVILDQQLPDFPGTEVCRRLRADQAFGPALPIMITTAGPSGRQQRMAAYEAGAWEFYGQPLDAEALLQKLAVYCAAYGEVRQLRSDALIDAESGLYTRPGLTRRATELLGEARRHQRDVSCVVWEFPRRLDPIQASNLGSGLRRQARAADAFGRIAHDRFAVVAPGASQQGVERLVERFAGVFRESLADGTLEVPATVITTSHESLPSDGVALLELLSPAMAA from the coding sequence TTGAGCCTTGATCGTGCGCCGATTGCGAAGCACTCGCCTGTTGTGCTGATCGCGAACGACCAGGAATGGACCGCCCGGGCCGTCGAGAGCATTCTGGTGGCCAACGGCTACCGGACCCATCGGGCCCACACCGCCGCCGAGACGCTGGCGATGGCCGATCGGCTCGATCCTGACCTCGTCATCCTCGACCAGCAGCTCCCCGACTTCCCCGGCACCGAGGTCTGCCGTCGGCTCCGCGCCGACCAGGCGTTCGGCCCGGCGCTCCCGATCATGATCACCACCGCCGGTCCGTCCGGCCGCCAACAGCGGATGGCGGCCTACGAGGCCGGGGCGTGGGAGTTCTACGGCCAGCCCCTCGACGCCGAGGCGCTGCTCCAGAAGCTCGCCGTCTATTGCGCGGCCTACGGCGAGGTGCGCCAGCTGCGGAGTGACGCGCTGATCGATGCGGAATCGGGGCTCTACACCCGTCCCGGGCTGACCCGTCGCGCCACCGAGTTGCTCGGCGAGGCGCGGCGGCACCAGCGCGACGTCAGCTGCGTCGTCTGGGAATTTCCCCGGCGTCTCGATCCCATCCAGGCCTCGAATCTCGGCTCCGGACTCCGTCGACAGGCACGCGCCGCCGATGCCTTTGGACGGATTGCCCACGATCGCTTTGCGGTGGTCGCGCCCGGTGCCTCGCAGCAGGGCGTCGAGCGGCTGGTCGAACGCTTCGCGGGCGTCTTCCGCGAATCACTCGCCGACGGCACCCTTGAGGTGCCGGCGACCGTCATCACGACCAGCCACGAATCGCTGCCGAGCGACGGCGTCGCCCTGCTCGAGCTGCTGAGTCCGGCGATGGCGGCGTAG
- a CDS encoding polysaccharide biosynthesis tyrosine autokinase, which produces MNTQLTPLSGNLPSFPAGGGALGAGSPLTGSSGGPRTSPITRFLSTIRRFKWLVVLMTLIGLGAGFLVSRMRPETYVVQASMLLAMPVGDDGPIAAGAVLGGDQWQKFMRSYKSLEPVARAHRLYLIGPKRLGGPTLPHGPSGPDAALLNGLEIGPAYTPGEYSIKFSSDGKSWELTQLKTSRKSRGTVGDSIGKDFGFAWSPKVESRWFGETFDFDAITLREAAEDINSRLGVDIDFRGARFVKLTLAGQESEKTAATLNALLKEYETTAAVMKRVNLTAEAGVVDTQLRGAYDRLVGAEQALLAFQTGSITKPRMELPVTPGLQSTSPQGYSAFIAKREAAEGLRRDRRDLQEALAKAQSGEIAVDLFLTIPSVGSSTELKQVLGDLVSTETQLRTARAQGYSDDCRACGVTGGTIYNLPELLLRIREIRSQTLPAYAQAVLRRLDNEIARLDGEVANAGKQLQAIPSTTIEENRLKRELALADETYKSLTGRSENARLREASALSDLSIYDPAVAPLLPKKNRKSVIIAMGLLGGLVGGLGLAFLLDLTDKRVRYADQITSGLGLTILGVVPEIRRAKGETPSAEEAAQVIEAFRTIRLNLSHTMGEGRGVLTISSPSPGDGKSLVASNLALSFAESGYRTLLIDGDTRRGELHRTFGQERRPGLLDHLTGELDLAQLPRKTSHPMLTLITAGSRKRNGPELLGGVLMRELISSMREAYDVVVVDSPPLGAGIDPFVLGTLTGNMILVMRSGATERDLAEAKLQIVDQLPIRLIGAVLNDVRSSASEYKYYSYSYGYGATDEGEDVGKLPATTS; this is translated from the coding sequence ATGAACACTCAGCTGACCCCACTCTCCGGCAACTTGCCGAGCTTCCCTGCTGGCGGCGGTGCCTTGGGCGCCGGTTCGCCATTGACGGGAAGCAGCGGCGGACCCCGGACCTCCCCGATCACCCGGTTCCTCTCGACGATCCGCCGCTTCAAGTGGCTGGTTGTCCTGATGACGCTCATCGGTCTCGGGGCCGGCTTTCTCGTCTCCCGGATGCGGCCGGAAACCTATGTCGTCCAGGCCTCGATGCTGCTGGCGATGCCGGTGGGCGACGACGGGCCGATCGCGGCTGGTGCGGTCCTCGGCGGTGATCAGTGGCAGAAGTTCATGCGCTCCTACAAGTCGCTCGAGCCGGTGGCGCGGGCGCATCGCCTCTACCTGATCGGGCCGAAGCGGCTCGGTGGCCCGACGCTTCCGCACGGACCGAGTGGGCCTGATGCCGCCCTGCTGAACGGGCTCGAAATCGGGCCGGCCTACACCCCCGGCGAGTACTCGATCAAGTTCAGCAGCGACGGCAAGTCATGGGAGTTGACCCAACTCAAGACGTCGCGGAAGAGCCGCGGCACGGTGGGGGACTCGATCGGCAAGGATTTCGGATTCGCGTGGAGCCCGAAGGTCGAATCCCGCTGGTTCGGAGAGACGTTCGACTTTGATGCGATCACCCTCCGCGAGGCGGCCGAAGACATCAACAGTCGGCTTGGCGTCGACATCGACTTCCGCGGCGCGCGATTCGTGAAGTTGACCCTCGCCGGACAGGAATCCGAGAAGACGGCGGCGACGTTGAATGCCCTGCTCAAGGAGTATGAGACGACGGCTGCCGTCATGAAGCGGGTCAACCTGACGGCCGAGGCGGGTGTGGTCGACACGCAGCTGCGCGGCGCGTATGATCGATTGGTCGGCGCGGAACAAGCGCTGCTGGCGTTCCAGACCGGCTCGATCACCAAGCCGCGCATGGAGCTGCCGGTGACGCCGGGGCTGCAGAGCACCTCGCCGCAGGGCTATTCCGCCTTCATCGCGAAGCGCGAGGCGGCCGAAGGGCTGCGCCGCGATCGTCGCGATCTCCAGGAGGCGCTTGCCAAGGCCCAGAGCGGCGAGATTGCCGTCGACCTCTTCCTGACCATTCCGTCGGTCGGCTCGAGCACCGAGCTGAAGCAGGTGCTCGGCGACCTCGTCTCCACCGAGACGCAGCTGCGCACGGCCCGCGCACAGGGCTACTCCGACGACTGCCGCGCCTGCGGTGTCACCGGCGGGACCATCTACAATCTCCCGGAGCTGCTCCTGCGGATTCGCGAGATCCGCTCCCAGACGCTCCCGGCGTACGCCCAGGCCGTCCTCCGCCGCCTCGATAACGAAATCGCCCGGCTCGACGGCGAAGTGGCCAACGCGGGCAAGCAGCTGCAGGCGATCCCCAGCACGACGATCGAGGAGAACCGGCTGAAGCGCGAGCTCGCGCTCGCCGACGAGACGTACAAGTCGCTCACGGGTCGCTCCGAAAATGCCCGGCTCCGCGAGGCCAGCGCCCTGAGCGACTTGTCCATCTACGACCCGGCGGTCGCGCCGCTGCTGCCGAAGAAGAATCGGAAGTCCGTCATCATCGCGATGGGCCTCCTCGGTGGCCTGGTCGGCGGGCTCGGCCTGGCGTTTCTGCTCGACCTGACCGACAAGCGCGTCCGCTACGCCGACCAGATCACCTCAGGCCTCGGCCTCACGATCCTCGGCGTCGTGCCGGAGATTCGTCGGGCCAAGGGCGAGACGCCGTCGGCGGAGGAAGCGGCGCAGGTCATCGAGGCCTTCCGCACCATTCGCCTCAATCTCTCCCATACCATGGGCGAGGGCCGCGGCGTGCTCACCATTTCCTCGCCGTCGCCTGGTGACGGCAAGTCGCTGGTGGCCTCGAATCTGGCACTCTCGTTCGCCGAGTCGGGCTACCGCACGCTGCTGATCGATGGCGACACCCGTCGCGGCGAGTTGCACCGGACCTTCGGGCAGGAACGCCGCCCGGGGTTGCTCGACCACCTGACGGGCGAGCTCGACCTGGCGCAACTGCCCCGGAAGACGTCGCATCCGATGCTGACGCTGATCACTGCAGGCAGCCGGAAGCGCAACGGCCCCGAACTGCTCGGCGGCGTCCTGATGCGCGAGCTGATCAGCTCGATGCGCGAGGCGTATGACGTCGTCGTCGTCGACTCCCCGCCGCTCGGCGCCGGTATCGATCCCTTCGTCCTCGGTACGCTCACCGGCAACATGATCCTGGTGATGCGCTCGGGCGCGACGGAACGCGACCTCGCCGAGGCCAAGCTGCAGATCGTCGATCAGCTGCCGATCCGCCTCATTGGCGCGGTGCTGAATGACGTGCGCTCCAGCGCCTCGGAGTACAAGTACTACTCGTACAGCTACGGCTACGGCGCGACGGACGAAGGCGAGGATGTGGGGAAGTTGCCGGCGACGACGAGCTAG
- a CDS encoding sigma-54-dependent Fis family transcriptional regulator — translation MTAVTGAGFGPPEGTGSRDLLALPADVKASIRILIVDDERTLRESCASVLRGEGYTVTLAGRGEEAMEFVRRRQFDLVLVDLFMSQVSGLEILNAALEAHRDTLVVVMTGNPTVSSSIEALRMGAWDYLPKPFSATHLQVLIGRASHAILKGREANDLRQQVMRQHSHSDTQALIGIAPSFRKAVELARKVAPTDASVFISGESGTGKEVIAQFIHQHSRRAKKTLVPINCAALPEPLLESEMFGHRKGAFTGADRDKPGLLETADGGTLFLDELTEMSLPLQAKLLRVIQDGIVRRVGAETAGDPVDVRFISATNRDPQDAVERGVLRGDLFYRLRVVPIVLPPLRSRPEDIQLLANHFLGIFWHRHRQMTDRAPRLSDSAIEFLRTRAWRGNVRELQNVIEHVAVLVEPDQLIEPTDIPMYEDSEAAPERMPAAQLDGPFHDVKDRVIAQFERDYLARLVGRAGGNMSKAARQANVDRTTLYRLMEKHGLQRDDRGE, via the coding sequence ATGACTGCCGTCACCGGGGCCGGGTTCGGTCCCCCGGAAGGCACGGGAAGCCGCGATCTGCTTGCACTTCCTGCCGACGTGAAGGCCTCGATCCGGATCCTGATCGTCGACGACGAACGGACCCTCCGGGAGAGCTGCGCGTCGGTCCTGCGCGGCGAAGGCTACACCGTCACCCTCGCGGGACGCGGCGAGGAGGCGATGGAGTTCGTGCGCCGGCGGCAGTTCGATCTGGTGCTGGTGGACCTCTTCATGTCGCAGGTCTCGGGGTTGGAGATTCTCAACGCCGCCCTCGAGGCGCACCGGGACACCCTGGTGGTCGTGATGACCGGCAATCCCACGGTGTCGAGCAGCATCGAGGCGCTCCGGATGGGCGCCTGGGACTACCTCCCCAAGCCGTTCTCCGCCACCCACTTGCAGGTCCTGATCGGCCGCGCGTCGCACGCCATCCTGAAGGGGCGCGAGGCCAACGACCTTCGTCAGCAGGTGATGCGGCAGCACTCGCATTCCGACACGCAGGCGCTGATCGGCATCGCTCCCTCGTTCCGGAAGGCCGTCGAGCTGGCCCGCAAGGTCGCGCCCACCGACGCCTCGGTCTTCATCAGTGGTGAGAGCGGCACCGGCAAGGAAGTGATCGCCCAGTTCATTCACCAGCACTCGCGGCGCGCCAAGAAGACGTTGGTGCCGATCAACTGCGCTGCCTTGCCCGAGCCGTTGCTGGAGTCCGAGATGTTCGGCCACCGCAAGGGCGCCTTCACCGGCGCCGATCGCGACAAGCCGGGTCTGCTGGAGACCGCCGACGGCGGGACGCTCTTCCTCGACGAACTCACGGAGATGTCGCTGCCGCTGCAGGCCAAGCTGCTGCGCGTCATCCAGGATGGCATCGTGCGTCGCGTTGGCGCCGAGACCGCGGGTGATCCGGTGGACGTCCGTTTCATCTCGGCGACGAATCGCGATCCGCAGGACGCGGTCGAGCGCGGCGTGCTGCGCGGCGACCTCTTCTACCGTCTCCGCGTGGTGCCGATCGTCTTGCCGCCGCTGCGGTCGCGCCCGGAAGACATCCAGCTGCTGGCCAATCACTTCCTCGGCATCTTCTGGCATCGTCACCGCCAGATGACCGATCGGGCGCCGCGCCTCAGCGACTCGGCGATCGAGTTCCTGCGTACCCGCGCCTGGCGCGGCAACGTGCGTGAATTGCAGAACGTGATCGAGCACGTCGCGGTGCTGGTCGAGCCCGATCAGCTGATCGAGCCGACCGACATTCCGATGTACGAGGATTCCGAGGCGGCACCGGAGCGGATGCCCGCGGCCCAACTCGACGGGCCGTTCCACGACGTGAAGGATCGGGTGATTGCCCAGTTCGAGCGCGACTATCTCGCGCGGCTGGTTGGTCGCGCCGGTGGCAACATGTCGAAGGCGGCGCGGCAGGCCAACGTCGACCGCACGACGCTCTACCGCCTGATGGAGAAGCACGGATTGCAGCGTGACGATCGTGGCGAGTAG
- a CDS encoding HAMP domain-containing histidine kinase → MTIVASSLTPLAPDAYRWLDEAAEALVEEWRGFAVDAISQGEVAAAVAGVVAQIVEAAAGRPRAPEPSSPLDRRVVALLRRYLLEHDEAVPPGGLRPVLRALEQVAASMEPRWTERFQERMTGPSGLDLVVEVAHDLRSPLTSILFLAEIMLRGRSGPLTPLQERQLGLVYSAAFGLNAVASDVIELVRGGDRLVGREPQPFSVAEVLESVRDIVRPIAEEKGLELHFEGPGRDRRVGHPGALNRVLLNLTTNALKFSSVGHVEVTLTDGAGLALDCTVRDTGRGIPEAAMETLFEPFRRRQQPGDYAFSGSGLGLSICRKLVEAMGSTLEVSAVAGEGTCFRFTLQLPEADPNMLIG, encoded by the coding sequence GTGACGATCGTGGCGAGTAGCCTGACCCCGTTGGCCCCCGATGCTTACCGCTGGCTGGACGAGGCGGCCGAGGCGCTGGTCGAGGAGTGGCGCGGCTTTGCCGTCGACGCGATTTCGCAGGGTGAAGTGGCCGCGGCCGTCGCCGGCGTCGTCGCGCAGATTGTCGAGGCCGCCGCCGGCCGACCGCGCGCCCCCGAGCCCTCATCGCCGCTCGATCGCCGCGTGGTGGCGCTGCTTCGGCGCTATCTGCTCGAACACGACGAAGCGGTGCCGCCCGGCGGACTCCGTCCCGTACTGCGGGCCCTGGAACAGGTCGCGGCGTCGATGGAGCCGCGCTGGACCGAGCGCTTTCAGGAACGGATGACCGGCCCCAGCGGCCTCGACCTGGTGGTCGAAGTGGCGCACGACCTGCGCTCCCCACTCACCTCGATTCTCTTCCTCGCCGAGATCATGCTCCGCGGCCGCAGCGGCCCGCTGACACCGCTGCAGGAACGTCAGCTCGGCCTGGTCTATTCGGCGGCATTCGGATTGAACGCGGTCGCCAGCGACGTGATCGAACTGGTGCGCGGCGGCGATCGCCTGGTCGGGCGGGAACCGCAGCCGTTCTCGGTCGCGGAAGTGCTCGAGTCGGTGCGCGACATCGTCCGTCCGATCGCCGAAGAGAAAGGGTTGGAATTGCACTTCGAAGGGCCGGGGCGCGACCGTCGGGTCGGGCACCCCGGCGCCTTGAACCGCGTCCTGCTCAATCTCACAACCAACGCGCTGAAGTTTTCTTCGGTCGGCCACGTCGAAGTGACGCTGACCGACGGCGCCGGGCTGGCGCTGGATTGCACCGTCCGCGACACCGGCCGGGGGATTCCCGAGGCCGCGATGGAAACACTCTTCGAACCGTTCCGTCGTCGGCAGCAGCCGGGTGACTATGCCTTCTCCGGTTCGGGGCTTGGCCTCTCGATCTGTCGCAAGCTGGTCGAGGCGATGGGGTCGACGCTTGAAGTCTCCGCCGTCGCGGGCGAAGGGACCTGCTTTCGCTTCACGCTCCAGCTGCCCGAGGCCGATCCCAACATGCTGATCGGCTGA
- a CDS encoding glycosyltransferase has protein sequence MFASALELEADCLAFTNAVSYVPHGVDWAHFRTAVEADLPRPADLPTDGHPIVGFIGLIDHWIDLPLLQALARRIAPAHLVMVGQTRVDVSALAAEPNVHMLGRKSFADLPAYCRAFDVALVPFLVNDLTRAVNPIKLREYLSAGLPVVSTPLPEILPFADRPGTTIHEDHDQFIEAVRLELRAGRAIEQRRALSDAMREESWEGRLAAMLSVLKATQSPEAA, from the coding sequence GTGTTCGCGTCGGCGCTTGAGCTTGAGGCCGACTGCCTGGCGTTCACGAACGCCGTCTCGTACGTACCGCATGGTGTGGACTGGGCGCATTTTCGAACGGCGGTCGAGGCGGATCTTCCGCGGCCCGCTGATCTCCCAACCGATGGACACCCGATCGTCGGCTTCATCGGACTGATCGACCACTGGATCGACCTGCCGCTGCTGCAGGCACTGGCCCGTCGCATCGCACCGGCGCACCTGGTCATGGTGGGGCAGACGAGAGTGGATGTGAGCGCGCTGGCCGCCGAGCCGAATGTCCACATGCTCGGCCGCAAGTCCTTTGCGGACCTGCCCGCCTACTGCCGCGCGTTCGACGTTGCCCTCGTGCCGTTTCTTGTCAACGACCTCACCAGGGCAGTCAACCCGATCAAGCTCCGGGAGTACCTGTCGGCCGGTCTGCCGGTGGTCAGCACCCCGCTCCCGGAAATCCTGCCGTTCGCCGATCGACCGGGAACCACGATCCATGAGGATCACGACCAGTTCATCGAGGCAGTACGACTGGAACTCCGCGCCGGCCGAGCCATCGAGCAACGGCGAGCGTTGAGCGACGCCATGCGGGAGGAGTCCTGGGAAGGACGGCTGGCAGCGATGCTCTCTGTCCTGAAGGCCACTCAATCTCCGGAGGCCGCGTGA